In the Pseudanabaena sp. PCC 7367 genome, one interval contains:
- a CDS encoding pentapeptide repeat-containing protein, producing MPNSEHLELLQQGVSTWNQWRSANSRIQVDLTGADLTSVDLLDADLSAVNLRGANLSMANLIRANLSGANLIEANFDEANLSMAYLNCAYLNKAYLHGANLTWANLSQSCLIDTDASEANLSGAVLSGTDAYGSNFSGANLSEAYLSVADLGGANLHGANLSSVYAIATNFERANLSNANMSKANCAKSKFGSAILDRANLSMSYLYAADIRGASLIETDLSRADLTKVSLICADLSDAHLIGTELHGANLSQANLKHADLRLSHLEAANLYGASLYSADLSQANLNAAYLNEAFLFGAILKWTNLADADLSGAHLGGANLFGADVSGAKLLGVNLHEATMPNGSIHD from the coding sequence ATGCCAAACAGTGAGCATTTAGAATTACTGCAACAGGGTGTATCTACTTGGAATCAGTGGCGATCGGCAAATAGCCGAATTCAAGTTGATCTAACTGGTGCCGATTTAACTAGCGTTGATTTATTAGATGCCGATCTGAGTGCAGTTAATCTCAGGGGAGCCAACTTAAGTATGGCTAATCTGATCCGGGCGAATTTGAGCGGGGCGAATTTAATTGAAGCCAATTTCGATGAAGCTAACTTAAGCATGGCGTATTTAAACTGTGCTTATCTTAATAAGGCCTATTTACATGGGGCAAACTTGACCTGGGCTAATCTAAGTCAATCTTGCTTGATTGATACCGATGCCAGTGAAGCAAATCTGAGTGGTGCGGTGTTGAGTGGCACCGATGCCTATGGTAGTAATTTTAGTGGTGCGAATTTAAGTGAAGCTTATTTGAGTGTGGCTGATTTGGGTGGTGCAAATTTACATGGTGCAAACCTGAGCAGCGTTTATGCGATCGCCACTAATTTTGAGCGAGCCAACTTGAGTAATGCCAATATGAGCAAAGCTAATTGTGCCAAGTCGAAATTTGGTAGCGCAATTCTCGATCGCGCCAACTTAAGCATGTCCTATCTCTATGCTGCGGATATTCGTGGTGCAAGTTTGATCGAAACCGATCTCAGCCGCGCCGACTTAACCAAAGTCAGTTTGATTTGTGCTGATCTCAGTGATGCTCATTTAATTGGTACGGAATTACATGGTGCTAATTTGAGCCAAGCCAACCTCAAACATGCCGATCTGCGGCTGTCGCACCTGGAAGCCGCTAACTTGTATGGAGCCAGCCTCTACAGCGCTGATTTGAGCCAAGCCAATCTTAACGCCGCCTATTTAAATGAGGCCTTCTTGTTTGGTGCAATCCTGAAGTGGACTAATTTAGCCGACGCTGATCTAAGTGGGGCTCACTTGGGCGGTGCTAATTTATTTGGGGCTGATGTCAGTGGCGCTAAGTTATTAGGCGTAAATCTGCATGAAGCCACCATGCCCAATGGCAGCATTCATGACTAG
- a CDS encoding IS630 family transposase yields MQQLRADYQRWLWPQAMENLVFIDETGVNLAMTRLYARATLGERAYASKPLARGKNVTIIGAMALRGVLTNFTFTGSNNTDTFVSYLKDKLLPNLWSGAIVIMDNLSVHKVDPVRELIESVGAHLVYLPPYSPELNPIEMLWSKVKQFLRSWAARDYDDLHKAISNALAKVSLDDIMGWFLEADLCASLI; encoded by the coding sequence GTGCAACAGCTGAGAGCAGATTATCAACGCTGGCTTTGGCCACAGGCAATGGAAAACCTGGTATTCATTGATGAGACAGGCGTTAACCTGGCAATGACCAGGTTGTATGCAAGGGCTACTCTAGGTGAGAGAGCCTATGCTAGTAAACCACTTGCTCGAGGCAAAAACGTTACTATAATTGGGGCTATGGCATTACGCGGTGTGCTGACTAATTTTACTTTTACTGGTAGCAATAATACTGATACTTTCGTGTCCTATCTCAAAGATAAATTGCTGCCTAACCTATGGTCTGGTGCAATTGTGATTATGGATAACCTCAGTGTACATAAGGTTGATCCTGTGCGAGAGTTAATTGAGTCCGTCGGTGCTCACTTGGTTTACTTACCGCCTTATTCACCAGAGCTAAATCCGATTGAGATGCTGTGGTCAAAGGTGAAACAGTTTCTACGCTCTTGGGCGGCCAGGGACTATGATGACTTGCATAAAGCTATTTCTAACGCTCTTGCCAAGGTTTCTCTAGACGATATTATGGGCTGGTTCCTTGAGGCCGATCTCTGTGCGTCTCTAATCTGA
- a CDS encoding TetR/AcrR family transcriptional regulator, translating to MREKVKSEPDTRGKIINSAQKLFAKKGFDGTTTKDLASAAGVAEGTIFRYFSNKKAILVEVATQGWIKILTDLLTELSGMSGYSSIASMMYRRMTTMHDSMDMMRVCFMEAQFHPELRDRIQSEVVDKMTDIAEVYFEEAIQKGVYRQGLDPKVIARVFVGMFAVAGFSNETMGKDQSPNDLRQMAEGIADIFLHGVLNPKGAKVKEIA from the coding sequence ATGAGAGAAAAAGTTAAATCTGAACCAGATACCAGGGGCAAAATCATCAATTCTGCCCAAAAGCTTTTTGCCAAGAAAGGATTTGATGGCACTACCACGAAAGACTTGGCCAGTGCCGCTGGAGTCGCCGAGGGGACAATTTTTCGTTATTTCAGCAATAAAAAAGCAATCCTGGTTGAAGTAGCAACCCAGGGTTGGATCAAAATCCTGACCGATTTGCTCACCGAGCTAAGTGGTATGAGTGGCTATAGCTCGATCGCCTCAATGATGTATCGGCGCATGACCACCATGCATGACAGCATGGATATGATGCGGGTCTGCTTTATGGAGGCTCAGTTTCACCCCGAACTGCGCGATCGGATTCAATCGGAAGTAGTCGATAAAATGACCGATATTGCGGAAGTTTATTTTGAAGAGGCGATTCAAAAGGGTGTCTATCGCCAAGGGCTTGATCCAAAGGTGATCGCTAGGGTCTTTGTGGGCATGTTTGCGGTAGCTGGCTTTAGCAACGAAACCATGGGCAAAGATCAATCTCCCAATGATTTGCGACAAATGGCCGAAGGGATCGCCGATATCTTTTTACATGGTGTGCTTAATCCCAAAGGGGCAAAAGTTAAAGAAATTGCCTAG
- a CDS encoding alpha/beta hydrolase, whose product MYQAIFKQKPSQLWSRLRSVCQVTTLSLGVSAGIGLGSLAIAPQADAAEEINIVYSVFGREIPVDSLTKFAETGEVDDDLAGYASYATPEEMAKFREILNERVEISNVLIARFLYTSQGEKLLELLGEVIKSGPNLSGAKGIRAALILAASDRENGLTLLNFFEKYPTNIYMDIGSALEIVGEVSAAVAEAQRANDFVINEANRQAALELNQLSSDNEANESAATESIDLAAALPDLSNPGQSQSQRFEFSVEASSGNYQIPYYLYLPSSPPALGQSFKLVVIYPGLGSTRAPFVYLAEHLASYGFAVVLSTSPGSDASQLEALLVGASNQIAKPEAFLQRPKDISDVLDHVDRLRTSDRNVPQNLDLDHVGMIGHSFGGYAALALASSGQINFAALAEACQGFYSWNVSMSLQCVAAGLPEQEYNLSDDRIKAVIAMNQIDSAVLGQTTLATIEVPVMFVAGNIDTIAPALAEQIRPFTWLTTEQKYLLLIENASHLAVTTISEDIPIPVDARRVLAGADPTLGNEYMKAMSVAFFQTHINGQANYAQYLTSAYAQSLSNSRLPLNLLRSLTPAQLQQGIDQSGKTATN is encoded by the coding sequence ATGTACCAAGCCATATTCAAGCAAAAACCATCTCAGTTATGGTCACGATTACGGTCTGTTTGCCAGGTGACCACCCTCAGCCTGGGGGTTAGCGCCGGGATAGGGCTAGGCAGCTTAGCGATCGCGCCTCAAGCTGATGCCGCCGAAGAAATCAATATTGTCTATAGCGTTTTTGGACGGGAAATTCCGGTTGATTCCCTGACCAAATTTGCCGAAACCGGCGAGGTGGATGATGACCTGGCTGGATATGCTAGCTATGCCACCCCGGAAGAAATGGCGAAGTTTCGGGAGATTCTCAATGAGCGGGTTGAGATTTCTAATGTACTAATTGCCAGGTTTCTCTATACCTCCCAGGGCGAAAAACTGTTGGAGCTGTTGGGGGAAGTAATTAAATCGGGGCCAAATCTATCCGGTGCCAAGGGGATTCGCGCGGCGCTAATCCTGGCAGCTTCCGATCGAGAAAATGGGCTGACCCTATTGAATTTCTTTGAGAAATATCCCACTAATATCTATATGGATATTGGTAGCGCTCTAGAAATTGTGGGCGAAGTGAGCGCAGCAGTGGCAGAGGCACAGCGTGCCAATGACTTTGTTATTAATGAGGCAAACAGGCAAGCGGCATTGGAACTAAACCAATTGAGTAGTGACAATGAAGCTAATGAATCGGCAGCTACTGAATCGATCGACCTGGCGGCTGCATTGCCAGATTTAAGTAATCCTGGCCAGAGCCAATCGCAAAGATTTGAATTTAGCGTTGAGGCTAGCAGCGGTAATTATCAGATTCCTTACTATTTATATCTTCCCAGCTCACCGCCTGCCCTTGGCCAAAGCTTTAAATTAGTGGTGATTTATCCTGGGTTGGGTTCCACCCGCGCACCATTTGTCTATCTAGCAGAACATTTGGCCAGCTATGGGTTTGCCGTGGTGCTGTCTACTTCACCAGGGAGCGATGCCAGCCAATTGGAAGCGTTATTAGTCGGTGCTTCTAACCAAATTGCCAAACCTGAGGCATTTTTACAAAGACCCAAAGACATTAGCGATGTATTGGATCATGTCGATCGCCTCCGCACCAGCGATCGCAACGTACCCCAGAATCTGGATCTAGATCATGTTGGTATGATCGGCCATTCCTTTGGTGGTTATGCCGCCCTCGCGTTGGCTAGCAGTGGTCAAATTAACTTTGCGGCGCTGGCAGAAGCTTGCCAGGGTTTCTATAGCTGGAATGTGTCAATGTCGTTGCAATGTGTGGCGGCCGGATTGCCAGAGCAAGAATATAACCTCAGCGACGATCGGATCAAGGCGGTGATTGCGATGAACCAGATCGATAGTGCGGTGCTAGGCCAAACAACCTTAGCTACAATCGAAGTGCCAGTTATGTTCGTGGCCGGGAACATTGATACGATTGCCCCTGCCTTGGCTGAGCAAATTAGACCATTTACCTGGTTGACCACCGAACAGAAATATTTACTTTTGATCGAGAATGCTTCTCACTTGGCGGTAACTACAATTTCAGAGGATATCCCTATCCCAGTGGATGCCAGACGAGTTTTGGCAGGGGCTGATCCAACCTTAGGCAATGAATATATGAAAGCGATGAGTGTGGCATTTTTTCAGACCCACATCAATGGGCAAGCTAATTATGCTCAATATTTAACTTCAGCCTATGCTCAATCTCTGTCTAACTCTCGGCTGCCGCTTAATTTGCTGCGATCGCTAACCCCAGCGCAATTGCAACAGGGGATTGACCAGTCGGGCAAAACAGCTACTAATTAA
- the istB gene encoding IS21-like element helper ATPase IstB, translating to MEQKATQQHWAYDRFLLALCELELDYRQQNRIKRALAEAKLPTGKSFTSFDFEHCPSFKSAPLIQLAQDTAWLDRAENCLLFGPSGVGKTHLAAALGRSMIEMGKRVKFFSAYALLQHLQQAKLQLQLASILAKLDRFDLLIIDDLGYVKKSEAETSVLFELIAHRYERKSLIITANQPFSQWDHIFADDMMTVAAVDRLIHHALIVEIHADSFRKRNAVERSQK from the coding sequence ATCGAGCAGAAGGCCACCCAACAGCATTGGGCTTACGACCGGTTCTTGCTCGCTCTGTGCGAATTGGAACTGGATTATCGCCAACAGAATCGGATCAAACGAGCTCTCGCTGAGGCTAAATTACCTACTGGTAAAAGCTTTACCTCTTTCGATTTTGAACATTGCCCTAGTTTCAAATCAGCGCCACTGATCCAACTGGCACAAGATACGGCCTGGTTGGATAGGGCCGAAAACTGCTTGCTATTTGGACCTTCCGGGGTCGGTAAAACTCATCTTGCTGCTGCGCTCGGGCGCTCGATGATTGAAATGGGCAAACGGGTTAAGTTCTTCTCGGCCTATGCTTTGCTACAACATCTACAGCAAGCCAAACTACAACTTCAGCTTGCCTCTATCCTTGCCAAACTTGACCGCTTTGATTTACTCATTATTGATGATCTTGGCTATGTCAAAAAATCTGAGGCTGAAACTTCCGTCCTGTTTGAGCTGATTGCTCATCGTTATGAACGCAAAAGCCTCATCATTACTGCTAATCAGCCTTTCTCGCAATGGGATCACATCTTTGCCGATGACATGATGACTGTTGCTGCCGTTGACCGCCTCATTCATCATGCTCTCATTGTTGAAATTCATGCTGATAGTTTCCGTAAACGCAACGCTGTTGAGCGCTCGCAAAAATAA
- a CDS encoding tetratricopeptide repeat protein, protein MHNQGQTRSYPQTAVVKLITASASEVKRLTKLGRFAKSPIAKSPITRHLLAGMVGFILCAGGLVGTMAIPLTAWAETDPVDLIKQGRELWQKDNIDGALAAYRQAAQLEPDNARIQTSIGYLLTQKNDFAGAIAAFQKATQIDNRDVRAFNALGYAYAQSRDYNRALTAYRQAINLEPKNAEAHQSIGFILVQQEKFDEAAQIYQKLIAISPRNLRAHLNLGYIFQRKGDLKAASDIYVKADEIAPLNADVWFAIGSLLLVQNDFDTAMQKFERVLDINPRHPEANVAIARVLVGKGEVDEAISAYRKVAAARPSDVAVQYAIADLYLKKESLSGAIVAYRQILRINPDDPNANLALGKALAQQKRRAEATKFLNRAQKLYTLAGNSKAASEAKSLLDQL, encoded by the coding sequence ATGCATAATCAAGGTCAAACTCGTTCATATCCCCAAACTGCTGTTGTTAAATTAATTACTGCTAGTGCCAGTGAGGTAAAGCGGCTAACCAAGCTGGGTAGGTTTGCCAAATCCCCGATCGCTAAGTCTCCCATCACCAGGCATCTGCTCGCTGGCATGGTGGGGTTTATACTATGCGCTGGTGGACTAGTCGGAACTATGGCTATACCCCTAACCGCTTGGGCAGAAACAGACCCAGTGGATTTGATCAAGCAGGGGCGAGAACTTTGGCAAAAGGATAATATTGATGGGGCGCTGGCAGCCTATCGCCAAGCGGCGCAGCTAGAACCCGATAATGCGCGGATTCAAACCAGTATTGGTTATTTGCTCACCCAGAAAAATGATTTCGCCGGGGCGATCGCCGCTTTTCAGAAAGCAACTCAGATCGACAATCGTGATGTACGAGCATTTAATGCCCTCGGTTATGCCTATGCCCAGAGTCGTGACTATAACCGCGCCCTGACTGCCTATCGTCAGGCGATTAACCTGGAACCCAAAAATGCCGAAGCCCATCAGAGCATTGGCTTCATTCTGGTGCAGCAAGAAAAGTTTGACGAAGCAGCCCAGATCTATCAAAAACTAATTGCGATTTCGCCCCGCAACCTGAGGGCACATCTCAACCTTGGTTATATCTTTCAGCGCAAAGGCGATCTCAAAGCAGCATCGGATATTTACGTTAAAGCCGACGAGATTGCCCCCTTGAATGCGGATGTATGGTTTGCGATCGGCAGCTTACTGTTAGTTCAAAATGACTTTGATACGGCCATGCAAAAGTTTGAGCGGGTACTGGACATCAACCCTCGCCATCCGGAAGCAAATGTGGCGATCGCCAGGGTGTTGGTGGGTAAAGGTGAGGTTGACGAAGCAATTTCGGCCTATCGCAAGGTGGCGGCGGCGAGACCGTCGGATGTGGCCGTGCAATATGCGATCGCCGATTTATATCTCAAAAAGGAGTCGCTATCTGGGGCGATCGTCGCCTATCGCCAGATTTTGCGCATCAACCCGGATGATCCTAATGCCAACTTGGCTTTGGGAAAGGCTTTGGCACAGCAAAAGCGGCGAGCTGAGGCAACCAAATTTTTAAACCGCGCCCAAAAGCTCTATACCCTGGCAGGCAATAGTAAGGCCGCATCGGAGGCTAAGTCCTTACTGGATCAATTGTAA
- a CDS encoding helix-turn-helix domain-containing protein: MRAHSLDLRQRIVTAYENKEGSIRELATRFSVSKDSVHQLLQLYRTTGSVEPIPYKAGAKAKFNEAALAELAKLVAAKNDATLSELCEQMYERTGIRVSEPTMCRTLQRQELTRKKNFSRR; encoded by the coding sequence ATGAGAGCCCATTCTCTAGATTTGCGTCAGCGCATAGTCACAGCGTACGAAAATAAAGAAGGTTCAATCCGTGAGTTGGCAACCCGATTCAGCGTTAGTAAAGACAGTGTCCATCAGCTGCTCCAACTTTATCGCACTACTGGTTCAGTTGAGCCAATTCCATACAAGGCAGGAGCAAAAGCCAAGTTTAATGAAGCTGCTCTGGCTGAGTTAGCAAAGTTAGTAGCCGCTAAAAATGATGCCACACTGTCGGAGTTATGTGAGCAAATGTATGAACGTACTGGCATCAGGGTATCAGAACCAACCATGTGCCGTACGTTGCAAAGGCAGGAGTTAACTCGAAAAAAAAACTTTTCACGCCGATGA
- the istA gene encoding IS21 family transposase: MSGQYIKQYQVQVYKKAREVGCNQNESAEIAGISVRSGSRIEQGKHQPKSKGERDWRTRRDPLSGVWEEELEPMLRREPRLEAMTLYEYLAEHYPGQYEQQLRTLQRRVQVWKSIHGKPQEVMFEIRHQPGEMGLSDFTELKQVEVTIKGKQYEHLLYHYRLAYSGWQYVQVIEGGESFIGLSEGLQNALHACGGVPKQHRTDNLSAAYRNMAGKRHKPLTQFYAELCEHYGMSPSRNNPGVAHENGSIESPHGHFKRRLRQALYLRGSFEFESVSAYQEFIEQVVAKLNCKCSAKFAEEKVTLQPLPRYRCADYEELTVRVTCHSTISVRCILYTVPSRLIGRQLNIHIYHNRLVGYLGQQQVVELPRLRVHGSAKIRRARCINYRHVIDSLRRKPRAFIYCTWQQDLLPNQQWRQLWQRLQADFEIDNAARIMVEALYIAAKHDRETTVADYLETQLQQGTLSLKALQQQFLLPQQQLSVPQLNVQQHSLSAYDQLLETKPEQYSEPDTQTATTLAHAPTLADYRAEGHPTALGLRPVLARSVRIGTGLSPTESDQTSSR, encoded by the coding sequence GTGTCAGGTCAATATATAAAACAATATCAAGTGCAAGTGTACAAGAAAGCACGAGAGGTCGGCTGCAATCAAAATGAGTCAGCCGAGATTGCCGGCATATCAGTCCGTAGCGGCAGCCGTATTGAGCAAGGCAAACACCAGCCCAAGAGTAAAGGTGAGCGAGATTGGCGCACCCGCCGAGATCCGCTATCAGGAGTGTGGGAGGAAGAGCTAGAGCCAATGCTTCGACGTGAGCCTCGTCTAGAGGCGATGACATTGTATGAATATCTAGCCGAGCATTATCCAGGCCAATATGAGCAACAATTGCGTACCTTACAAAGGCGAGTGCAGGTATGGAAAAGTATCCATGGCAAACCGCAGGAGGTAATGTTTGAGATCCGCCATCAGCCCGGCGAAATGGGTCTATCAGATTTTACCGAGCTCAAACAGGTGGAAGTTACCATCAAAGGGAAACAATATGAGCACCTGCTGTACCACTACCGTCTGGCCTACAGTGGCTGGCAATATGTGCAGGTAATCGAGGGTGGCGAGAGCTTTATCGGCTTGTCTGAAGGATTACAGAATGCGCTGCATGCCTGTGGTGGTGTACCAAAGCAGCATCGCACCGATAATTTGAGTGCTGCCTATCGGAATATGGCGGGCAAACGGCATAAACCACTAACCCAATTCTATGCCGAGCTATGTGAACACTATGGCATGAGTCCAAGTCGCAATAACCCAGGCGTGGCTCATGAAAATGGCTCCATCGAATCTCCCCATGGACATTTCAAGCGCCGGTTGCGCCAAGCTCTGTATTTGCGTGGCAGCTTTGAGTTTGAGTCAGTGAGTGCATATCAAGAATTTATCGAGCAGGTGGTTGCCAAGCTCAATTGTAAATGCAGCGCCAAGTTTGCCGAGGAAAAAGTAACCCTACAACCACTACCGAGATATCGCTGTGCCGATTACGAAGAATTGACGGTGCGGGTGACCTGCCACAGCACCATTTCGGTGCGCTGCATTCTTTACACGGTGCCATCAAGACTGATTGGCAGGCAGCTGAATATTCATATCTATCACAACCGCCTGGTCGGTTATTTGGGGCAGCAACAAGTGGTGGAACTACCCCGTTTGCGAGTACATGGGTCAGCCAAAATCCGCCGTGCTCGCTGTATTAACTACCGCCATGTAATTGATAGCCTCAGGCGTAAACCCCGTGCCTTTATTTACTGCACCTGGCAGCAAGACCTATTGCCTAATCAACAATGGCGGCAGCTGTGGCAGAGGTTACAGGCTGATTTTGAAATCGATAATGCAGCGCGCATCATGGTTGAAGCCCTCTATATTGCTGCCAAGCACGATAGAGAAACTACAGTGGCCGACTATCTTGAAACCCAACTGCAGCAGGGCACTCTCAGCCTGAAGGCTCTACAGCAACAGTTCCTACTACCCCAGCAGCAATTGAGCGTACCTCAACTAAACGTACAACAACATTCGCTTTCAGCCTATGACCAACTCCTCGAAACCAAACCCGAACAATACTCTGAGCCTGATACTCAAACAGCTACGACTCTCGCACATGCTCCAACATTGGCAGACTATCGAGCAGAAGGCCACCCAACAGCATTGGGCTTACGACCGGTTCTTGCTCGCTCTGTGCGAATTGGAACTGGATTATCGCCAACAGAATCGGATCAAACGAGCTCTCGCTGA
- a CDS encoding DUF3318 domain-containing protein — translation MNNAAKEILRLRDLLPASWRMRTEVKGGRDQTQVIYSKAIKPWNANTPVYINFGLWFKLPESQRDLLFIREVSWRQTSKWFKLETYQLATLAAVIFTIPEVVQFDPAGMSLGFLFTTVAVKQVLKQTKGSKVQIDADNEAIAVAKIRGYSDTNAARSLLDGIKTVAKLENRGAPEFVELIRYQNLRALGGLSAVGVSGNLE, via the coding sequence ATGAACAACGCCGCTAAGGAAATATTGCGATTGCGTGACCTTTTACCCGCATCATGGCGCATGCGCACCGAAGTAAAAGGTGGCCGCGATCAAACTCAAGTTATCTACAGCAAAGCAATCAAGCCTTGGAATGCTAACACTCCGGTATATATAAACTTTGGCCTGTGGTTTAAGTTGCCTGAAAGCCAACGCGATCTACTCTTTATTCGGGAAGTGAGCTGGCGGCAGACGAGTAAATGGTTCAAGCTGGAGACCTACCAACTGGCTACTTTGGCAGCGGTAATTTTTACGATTCCCGAAGTGGTGCAGTTTGATCCGGCGGGAATGTCGTTGGGTTTTTTGTTTACCACTGTGGCGGTTAAACAGGTGCTCAAACAAACCAAGGGCAGTAAGGTGCAAATTGACGCAGACAACGAAGCGATCGCCGTAGCCAAGATCCGTGGCTATAGCGATACTAATGCGGCCAGGAGCCTCCTAGATGGGATCAAAACGGTAGCTAAGCTAGAGAATCGCGGCGCACCGGAGTTTGTGGAGTTGATTCGCTACCAAAACCTACGTGCCCTGGGGGGCTTATCTGCGGTGGGGGTGTCTGGCAATCTGGAATAG
- the sppA gene encoding signal peptide peptidase SppA codes for MQLNRIIALVLVIVCFVAAATGISRQQANKLVKIDALESAGTPRLELITLEGVINGSRAATGALAVRDRLVKLKDEENVKGVLISINSPGGTVGTSKELFEAIRELREVKPVYSSMLDVAASGGYYAASATTKIYANAGTLTGSIGVILSGLNVQELFDRIGVQAQVIKTGPYKDIFSPYREISEPEQKLLQDLLQDTYRQFIEDVHVGRDMDLEAVRTLADGRIYTGKQAVDNGLVDQLGTYEEAVEDLRKAAREKFNLDESVELPIRSGFTSFDLFIDQLFGRLPFNVNFSIPFLPGLGNNLARNTLPIDRFSSSWQQGDRGLTINDPPILLMPIWYQ; via the coding sequence ATGCAATTAAATCGCATCATTGCTCTGGTACTAGTAATTGTCTGTTTTGTGGCGGCAGCAACTGGCATTAGTCGCCAACAGGCTAATAAGTTAGTCAAAATAGACGCGCTAGAAAGTGCCGGAACACCGAGACTGGAATTAATCACTCTGGAAGGGGTAATCAATGGCTCACGTGCTGCCACAGGGGCGCTAGCGGTGCGCGATCGCCTGGTGAAGCTCAAGGATGAAGAGAATGTCAAAGGGGTGCTAATTTCGATCAACAGCCCTGGTGGTACGGTTGGCACCAGCAAAGAACTGTTTGAGGCGATCCGAGAGTTGCGGGAAGTCAAACCGGTCTATTCTAGTATGTTGGATGTGGCAGCCAGTGGCGGTTATTACGCGGCCAGTGCCACCACTAAGATCTATGCCAATGCCGGTACTTTAACTGGCAGTATTGGGGTGATTTTAAGCGGTCTGAATGTGCAAGAGCTATTCGATCGTATTGGTGTTCAAGCCCAGGTGATTAAAACCGGCCCTTATAAAGATATTTTTTCGCCCTACCGCGAAATTTCTGAGCCAGAACAAAAGTTGCTGCAAGACTTGCTCCAAGATACCTATCGCCAGTTCATTGAAGATGTGCATGTGGGGCGTGACATGGATCTAGAGGCTGTGCGCACGCTGGCTGATGGCAGAATTTACACTGGCAAGCAAGCCGTAGATAATGGCCTGGTCGATCAACTAGGTACCTATGAAGAAGCTGTTGAAGATCTCAGAAAAGCAGCCAGGGAAAAATTTAATCTGGATGAATCAGTCGAACTACCAATTAGATCAGGATTTACCTCGTTCGACTTGTTTATTGACCAGTTGTTTGGCCGCTTGCCCTTTAATGTCAACTTTTCGATCCCATTTTTGCCGGGATTGGGCAATAACCTGGCCAGAAATACATTGCCGATCGATCGCTTTAGCAGCTCCTGGCAACAGGGCGATCGGGGTCTAACCATCAATGATCCACCCATCTTGCTAATGCCAATCTGGTATCAGTAG